Proteins encoded together in one Lathyrus oleraceus cultivar Zhongwan6 chromosome 5, CAAS_Psat_ZW6_1.0, whole genome shotgun sequence window:
- the LOC127080074 gene encoding uncharacterized protein LOC127080074, with the protein MAEVPPVPPLPPERFLGNYGGANASGDRLTIVNQPVNVTNFQLHPSTINQFERKSFTRKDLISDLTLSKRDDFGKDYGKILSLLTKKVDYGIISSLAQYYDPPLRCFTFTDFQLAPTLEEVERIVGLKLKDFNPFPKLEEEAGPKKIALALSINVPTILDNWVEKRGFKGFAMMFLEDLALKFKKKGNWNALYVVLALLIHGIVLFPNIEKFVDHVAVEVFLSGNPVPFLLADICHALHARHEKRGGTLLCYAPLLYTWFMQHIPEKGPFMAKELKSPQRLASLTASSIKWYIREWETPDIIVSCEEFSNVPLLGTKGCINYNPVLSRMQHGYSMDGPPEAKDLQPFVLFDIQASNPDVRVILKAWLKIVRKGKEFGKRNTLVKEPYTRWVKERVEEIHLPFIFNASAFPKIPEPKPILPEDMEKLAAKVKELELENTELQIQMNQAILENQNLKDERKGKAQEARATLDEYQQVIKKLQELYVEWNGKFRNLARFVNLNMLELPEKLQEADWCMCPENTPPQIFNFDKFCKKMMKELTTDLATIIRAETELKFTCT; encoded by the exons atggctgaagttcctccagTTCCACCTCTACCTCCAGAGAGATTCCTTGGTAAttatggaggtgcaaatgcatCAGGTGATAGATTAACAATTGTTAACCAACCAGTGAATGTGACtaattttcaactgcatcctagcacaatcaatcaatttGAAAGAAAATCTTTCACCAGAAAG GATTTGATCTCTGATTTGACTCTCAGTAAGCGTGATGACTTCGGAAAAGACTATGGGAAAATTTTGAGCCTTCTGACTAAGAAAGTTGACTATGGGATTATCAGCTCTTTGGCACAATATTATGACCCACCTCTACGTTGTTTCACATTCACTGATTTCCAACTAGCTCCTACTTTGGAGGAAGTTGAGAGAATTGTGGGTCTCAAGTTGAAAGATTTTAATCCATTTCCAAAGCTCGAAGAGGAAGCGGGCCCAAAGAAGATAGCTTTAGCCCTAAGTATCAATGTCCCAACTATTCTAGACAATTGGGTCGAGAAAAGGGGTTTCAAAGGTTTTGCCATGATGTTCTTGGAAGATTTAGCTCTGAAGTTCAAGAAAAAAGGAAATTGGAACGCATTATATGTTGTGTTGGCTTTATTGATCCATGGGATTGTGCTCTTCCCAAACATTGAAAAGTTTGTGGATCATGTAGCCGTAGAAGTCTTTCTCTCTGGAAATCCTGTACCATTTCTCTTAGCTGACATTTGCCATGCCCTTCACGCTCGACATGAAAAGAGGGGTGGAACTTTGTTATGCTATGCTCCTTTGCTTTATACTTGGTTCATGCAACATATTCCCGAAAAAGGCCCTTTTATGGCAAAGGAACTTAAATCTCCTCAAAGACTAGCTTCTCTCACTGCAAGTTCCATCAAATGGTATATCCGAGAGTGGGAAACCCCAGACATCATTGTCAGCTGTGAGGAATTTTCTAATGTGCCGTTGTTAGGtactaagggttgcatcaattataaccctGTGTTATCTCGAATGCAACACGGTTACTCCATGGATGGTCCTCCCGAAGCAAAGGACTTACAGCCATTTGTGCTCTTTGACATCCAAGCAAGTAATCCTGATGTAAGAGTGATCCTAAAGGCTTGGTTGAAGATTGTTAGGAAGggtaaagagtttggaaaaagaaACACTCTTGTCAAAGAACCTTACACTCGATGGGTGAAAGAAAGAGTTGAAGAAATCCATTTGCCATTTATCTTTAATGCTTCAGCTTTTCCTAAAATTCCCGAGCCAAAGCCCATACtccctgaggacatggagaaactcGCTGCTAAAGTTAAGGAGCTCGAGTTGGAGAATACCGAATTACAGATTCAGATGAACCAAGCTATCTTGGAAAATCAAAATTTGAAGGATGAACGTAAGGGGAAAGCCCA AGAGGCTAGGGCAACCTTAGATGAATATCAGCAGGTCATCAAGAAACTCCAAGAgctctatgttgaatggaatggcaAGTTCCGCAACTTAGCTAGATTTGTTAACCTCAACATGTTGGAACTCCCAGAAAAACTCCAAGAAGCCGATTGGTGTATGTGTCCAGAAAACACACCTCCTCAAATTTTCAATTTTGACAAGTTTTGCAAGAAAATGATGAAGGAGCTCACCACAGATCTTGCTACGATCATAAGAGCTGAGACGGAGCTTAAGtttacttgtacttga